Proteins encoded within one genomic window of Lysinibacillus sphaericus:
- a CDS encoding 3-ketoacyl-ACP reductase — MQTITGKTALITGAGRGIGRATAIAFAKEGINVGLVGRTLENLQQVADLLKAYDVKVALATADVANLQSITTAVESIRAELGPIDILVNNAGISKFGKFLELSPEDWTNIVDVNVKGVYYTTRAVLPEMIERSSGDIINISSTAGQKGAPITSAYSASKAAVIGMSESLMLEVRKHNIRVVTLTPSTVATDMAVELQLTDGNPEKVMQAEDLADLMVAQLKLHPRVVLKHAGLWSTNP; from the coding sequence ATGCAAACGATTACTGGTAAAACAGCTTTAATAACTGGTGCGGGTCGAGGTATTGGCCGTGCAACAGCCATCGCCTTTGCGAAAGAGGGCATTAATGTTGGGCTTGTGGGACGCACATTAGAAAATTTACAACAGGTTGCTGACTTATTAAAGGCGTATGATGTCAAGGTGGCATTAGCTACAGCGGATGTAGCTAATTTGCAATCAATCACAACAGCAGTAGAAAGTATTCGTGCTGAGTTAGGGCCAATCGATATTTTAGTAAATAATGCGGGTATTTCAAAATTCGGTAAGTTTTTAGAGCTTTCACCTGAAGATTGGACGAATATTGTAGATGTAAATGTCAAAGGTGTATATTACACAACACGTGCCGTCCTACCTGAAATGATTGAGCGTTCTTCCGGAGATATTATTAATATTTCATCTACCGCTGGTCAAAAGGGTGCTCCGATTACGAGTGCGTATAGTGCTTCGAAAGCGGCTGTTATTGGTATGAGTGAATCGCTGATGTTAGAAGTTCGCAAACATAACATTCGTGTTGTGACATTAACGCCAAGCACGGTTGCAACGGATATGGCAGTGGAATTACAATTAACTGATGGTAACCCAGAAAAGGTTATGCAAGCGGAAGATTTAGCAGACTTAATGGTCGCTCAATTAAAATTACATCCACGTGTTGTGTTAAAACATGCAGGTCTTTGGTCAACAAATCCTTAA